ccatcttaattactgatctagtataaggtctTAAGTCcccataaaaagaattatttgtcaGTCTATGTCTACCAATCGCTGTCTTTTCTTCGAATGATACTTTTAGACAGCCGGCATGTTTATCATgtgaccaacacaaaggtaattgggcactgtagccagaataattaaatctagtcacatgattgggagtaatatgggtatctgtaaatcctcccatcatgaatgagtcattagtaaatactggaatagattctccagtccacacagctgggtgtaccaggggtggatctgggaaatatgtccagtaagtgtctacttgatccccctttacctgacagcccaaCAGGGCAATTACTGTTGCTACCATCATCACTGGGGTCCTGTTCTCTCCTAGGTGTCGAAGTATTCGGGAAGCCTGGGTTGTTAGCTTCTTCAAgtcttcccatgaaatcagcttttcggctgggtcaatctggtctttcttcatccttttccgaTATCTCCTCCTTCTGGATAGGGCCTCCTCCTGGTCAATCCTCAGTCGCTTGAATCTgggttctatctcttccatgtctgataGCACGTTCAGGTACCCAAATAGGACGAAATGcaccttctgggaaaatacaagcatgacctctaccCCACATTATCACTGGGTCTGGGCCCTTCCACTGACcagtctgtaaatctttccacaaaattctgcctaaagggcctgttaTTGAGGGAGACATTTGTCTCTCagcagcagtgtgaccttctgcgtcacagtttaaaaaatttaaaacaaacaaggcatgattaaggctattttggggagtcataaacctattccccccctttaatttttgtaattgaagcttaatagataaatgagctcgttccacaatggcttggccttgagggttataaggaatttctgttttatgattaattttaaactcttggcaaaattgttgaaaagaagagcttacataagctggagcattatctgttttaatctgtatAGGGCaccctaaaacagaaaaagctgttaggcaatgagaaattacatgttgagtattttccttagtacgtgctgtggcaaaaataaatctagaataagtgTCTACTatgacatgtacataacattgcttaccaaattgaggaatatgagttacatccatttgtcatatttgatttggttttaatccacggggatttacccctgatggcagagatggagtgtgaataacacacttagggcatTGGCTTACAATCTGACGAGCTTGTTttctagtaatattaaattttttacgtaagctagaagcattttgatgatgtaaggaatgggaagctagtgcacagtcatatgaagacatctgttgacaaaaagctactaatttatcaatcttgtcatTACCAGAAACTAagggtcctggaagattagtatgagcccgtatgtgtcctatgaaacatgggtacTTTCGCATTAGCACtgtcttttgtaaattatgaaataactcaaataactcttgtgatgaagtatacccaataactgaagtttcaatatttttagtaactccgactgcatataagctgtcagaataaatattaataggctcatttgaaaagtaatttaaggcacaaatcagagcttgaagctctgctctttgggcagaagtataagaagtttgtattacctctgtgtgaacacgactataaaaacctgctttacctgagttaGAACCATCCGTGAACACTGATAAAGCTTCATCTATAGGATGTGCacgtacaatctttggaaaaataagtgacgttAATGATGCAAATTGTATAATCGTATCACGAGGATAATGGCTAtctatctggccaggaaaatcagcaaaagctatctgccatgagctagaagtttgaaaaagccaattagtctgttgaatagaaaatggaataattatgatatcaggctcagatccaattaattgtaaaatcctagttctacctttaattactaattgagctatagaatcatgaaaaggaattaatgtcttttgaggagagtgggataaataaatccactcaataactcctaatctttgccatatggctcctgttggggtatgttcagttggaaatattaataaatacactatttctttaggatcaactctagtaagctgtgcatttttaattgcatgttcAACTCTCCTTAAAGCCATTCTAGCCTCTAAGGTCAGCTGAcgtggagaggttggagagggatttccttgtaatatctgaaataagggACTTAAATtagaagtagttagttttaaagatggcTTCAGCCGATTAGTATCTCTTAAAAGCCTTGAAAATCATTAGGGGTTTGTACGGAAACTGTTCGTTTCGCTCCGGTAAAATTAAAGATGGCGGCCCCCATGGTCGGCGTGATGACGTCACATTGCGCGACCACCTACTTCCTCATTTTCGGCCCGGGGGCGGGCCGACCGGAAGTTTGTGTTCCGGCCAGgcggaaatgatgacaagaaggcGGGCTCATCCGCGCCATCTTGATCCGCCGCATGGGGCTGAGCCTTGCAATATCTATTATCGCCAGTAGATGGAGCCCTGAACTTAAAATTGCGCATGCGACACTCCCGcgcaaaatgattatttctcccgCAAATGTAACATTTTCCGCGGGGTTTTCGTACTAAATCCTGtggtttcaaagtttcttttattgctgCAGCTAGGGCCACTGTTTGTAAATGAGTAGAGTCTATGTCAGAACATAAGCGAATAAACTCAGAAACTGTCCCTTTTTTACGGTGCGGTCTAAGAACATCCTGACAGTATTTATTTGCGTTTTCGAATGCCAATTGCCTAACAATGAACTCACTCGCTCCCGAGTCCCCGATTGACCTGTTTGCAGCCTGGTACAACCGGGCTACGAAATCTGAGTAAGGTTCACTCGCACCTTGCCTGATTTTGCTAAGAAC
This window of the Marmota flaviventris isolate mMarFla1 chromosome 20, mMarFla1.hap1, whole genome shotgun sequence genome carries:
- the LOC139703024 gene encoding uncharacterized protein isoform X2, producing MLVFSQKVHFVLFGYLNVLSDMEEIEPRFKRLRIDQEEALSRRRRYRKRMKKDQIDPAEKLISWEDLKKLTTQASRILRHLGENRTPVMMVATVIALLGCQDGESSEQEYKNSKE